The Psychrobacter sp. 28M-43 genome segment AGTTTTGGCTAAAACAGCTCATGGTAATGAGGCCTGCAAACAGCATGTACTTAATCATGCCACTCGTACCCGCAGCATCAATACGCTTGATGACCGCGCCTGCCAATGACTGCGGCAAGCCCGAATGAGCAATCGCTACCGCAAACGCCCCAAGCAGTGCATACGACAGCGCAATCTCTGCGCCATTACGGATGCCTTCTTGAAAAGCATTAAGCGTATCAGTAATACCAAGCCCTGCCAGCAGTCCACCTGCCAGCGCGCCGATTAATAAACTGAGCACCACGTGCACTCGCGAAAGTGACAGTCCTAGCATAATAATAACTGCTAGCAATACTGCATTGATGGCCATGTGTTGCCCCTTGTTCTTTATACTTTGGTCTTATTGAGACCTATGAATATTGAAACTAATGAATATCGCCCTGTTGTCTAAAACGTCTCAATATGAGAGCCTGTTTTAGACGCGCGCCAGTTTACCTTATTTTGCTTATAAAGCCTACGCATAGAACCGATTAGACATCATCATAGATAGCCAAATACCACCTATACATCTAAACCCTCTTCTATAATTTCTGACTGTCTTTATCCTTCATAGACCAGTCATAGACCAGTCATACTCCTGACGACACAGTATTGATAACATTAATAGCATTAATAGCATTGCTTACTGGACGCTCAAACAACTATTTAACAAAGATAAGCAGACGACTTCATCATTCAGCCTTGCAATTTTTTTCGTGAGCACCATTTATCTAAACATGAACCACGAACTTGACTTTACAAGTCTGGGGAACGAGGAAAAACATATGAGTGAACATAATATTGATAAAGACAACATCGACATCGATGTATCATCTGCCCTGAACACTGACACGACGTCTGACGCAAATACTGACACTGACGCTAACATCAGTGCTGACGCGAATAATGAGACAGAAAGCTCATCTACGGATGCGTTAAATGCCTCATCCAAGGCTGTCAAAGACGATGAAGATGAAAGCTATCTGCCACTGCTGGCATTACGCGACGTCGTCGTCTATCCACATATGCAAATTGCATTGTTTGTGGGACGTGCGCCATCGGTGAAAGCGGTTGAGTTGGCACAGGCTGAGTATGGCAATAAAGTATTGGTAGTCGCGCAAAAAGACTCACTGACCGAAGATATTGATCAAGACAACTTGTATCAGTACGGTACGGTGTGCCGCATCGTCAGCACTATGCCACACGATAGCGATGAGAACTGCATTAAAGTATTGATCGAAGGTCAATACCGCGCTCGTGTCGATAACATAGAAGGCCATGATGATTTATTAATGGCGAGATTTGAACGTGCCGACCTTGATGTCAGCATGGATGAGAGCCAACAGAAAAACACCATTCAAGCATTAACTACATTATTCGAAAGCTATGCAGATGCGCGACTTCGCAATGCACGTGAGCTGACTCGTGTGGCTAAGCGTATCGACGACTTGCTTGAGTTGGTTTATTTCATCTCAACTCGTGTGTCGATGGATCTTGATATCAAACAGTCTTTCTTAGAAGAAGACGATATCAAAACGCATATCAATACCTTGACTGAATATCTGGTTAAGCAAAGTGCTGAGCAAAACATCGAGCAAGATATTCAAGATGCTGTCCGTCAGCAAATGGAAGACAATCAGCGCGAATATTTCTTGAATGAAAAGATGAAAGCCATCAAAAACGAGCTGTCAGATATGAATGACGGCGCGTTCGATGGTGAAGATGATGTTGCTGAGTTAGAGCAGCGTTTAGAAGATGCTGACCTACCAGACGATGTGCGCAAAAAAGCTGAGCAAGAGTTCAAAAAACTTAAAATGATGCCACCTGCATCAAGCGAATCGTCAGTGGTACGCAACTATATTGAATGGATTTTGGACACGCCATGGAATGCGACGACCAAAGTATCTATCAATTTAGACAAAGCTAAGACGGTATTAGACGAAGATCATTATGGCTTGCAAGATGTGAAAGACCGCATCTTAGAATATCTCGCCGTGCAATCACGCGTGAAAAAACTTCGTGGCCCGATTCTATGTCTCGTCGGTCCTCCAGGTGTTGGTAAAACTTCACTAGGCGAATCTATCGCCCGTGCCACTGGTCGTAAGTTTGTACGTATGGCGCTTGGCGGCGTACGTGATGAAGCAGAGATTCGTGGTCATCGCCGTACTTATATCGGTGCGATGCCGGGTAAAATTGTTCAGTCATTGGCAAAAGTAGAAGTCAAAAACCCGCTGTTCCTATTGGATGAAATCGATAAGATGGCGCAAGACTTCCGCGGTGATCCAGCATCAGCGTTGCTTGAAGTATTGGATCCATCACAGAACGATACATTTAACGACCATTATTTAGATATGGACTTAGATTTGTCGCAAGTGATGTTCATCTGTACTGCCAACAGTATGGATATTCCGCCTGCGCTGCTTGACCGTATGGAAGTCATCCGCTTGCCAGGTTATACCGAAGAAGAAAAGGTCAATATCGCACAAAAATACCTAGTGCCAAAAGCAATTAAGCAAAACGGTCTCAAAGAAGGCGAAATTGAGATTGTTGAAGCCGCATTGCACAGCATCGTGCGTAGCTATACGCGTGAAGCAGGTGTGCGTAACCTTGAGCGTGAAGTGAATAAAATCTGCCGTAAAGTGGTTCGTGGTTCGGTTGAAACTCATGGCGCACGTGCTCCGAAAAAAGCAGAACGTCAGCTAGTGACAGTCGATGACAAGAACATCGATGACTATCTAGGTGTGCACCAGTATGACTACGGTCTGGCTGAAGAAGAGCCTGAGATTGGTCGTATTACCGGTCTTGCATGGACTCAGGTCGGCGGTGAGCTATTGACTATTGAAGCGGTCGGTATGAAAGGGAAAGGCGAGCTTAGCTTTACCGGTTCACTCGGCGATGTAATGAAAGAATCGATTCGCGCAGCAATGAGTGTGGTTCGTGCTCGCGGTGATAGCTTAGGCATTGATTACGAGACGTTTAAAACAACAGACGTCCATGTACATATGCCAGAGGGTGCGACGCCAAAAGATGGCCCATCTGCTGGTGGTGCACTGACGACAGCGCTCGTCTCTGCGTTGACAGGTATCGCTATCCGTCCAGATATTGCGATGACAGGTGAGATTACCTTACGCGGTAAGATATTACGCATCGGTGGTCTCAAAGAGAAATTGCTGGCGGCACATCGCGGCGGTATCAAGCACGTCTTGATCCCAGCGACTAATGAGCGTGATCTGGCTGATATCCCTGACAACGTAAAAGAAGGCCTAACCATTCAGCCAGTCGCCACGATTGAAGAAATCTTAAAGGTTGCTTTGGTGAGTATGCCAACACCAATCAAACCTGCAAAAGTTACGGTTGATAAAACCTCTGGCAAAGCACTGCATAACTAATTGAACCTTTATTAAACTCGTCCTATAGATTAAGAAGCCGCTCATCACAATGATGGGCGGCTTTTTAATGCCTATTTATTATTCATTTTCTTGCAGTTCATAGCTTTCTTAGTAGATTTCTCACACATTCAAAACCATTTAATTTTAAAAATCATTTATCTTAGTTCGTTTTTCAAACCCATACGTTACTTACATTTATTAACTGATTGTTGCGCATTTGATGAATAACTATAGAGTTAGCTTGGCTATACTGACTCCGATGTTAACGAATATTGACACCGATTTTTATAGAACAATAACGATAGATATTCGCGGCTTTAATGAAGATTAAAAATAACAACTCAAACAATTGGAGATAATAATGAATAAGACATTACTTGCAAGTACCCTATTATGCGGTTCAGCGTTAGCAATGACTGGTTGCCAAACGGTAGAAAGTCAAATGCAAACAGGCAATCCTTTAGCACAGCCAACGCTAAAATCAACCATACAAACAGTAGATGGCAAGAAGAAAGAAGTTGGTCAAGTTTTCTTACGTCCAGTTGATGGTGGCGTCCAAGTTTACGGTAAACTTACTAACCTACAGCCAGGCAGAACTGTCTCATTACATATCCACGAAACAGGCAGCTGTGACGTTATGGGTAAAGCGGCAGGCGGTCACTTCAATCCAGACAACAAACCACATTCTAATCCAGATGACATGAATGGTCATGCTGGTGACTTGCCAAACTTAACTGCTAATGAAGATGGTGTTGCTACTATTAACTATGTGAATAAGAAAATCGCAGCGACTGAAGCAGGTAAATACAGCGTAAATCGTTTGGCCTTTATCGTCCATGCTGGCGTTGACGACTATACCAGTCAGCCTTCAGGTAATGCAGGCGATCGTATTGGTTGCGGTATCATCGTAAAAAACTAATACTGTCCAAACCTATGGACTTAGGCTAAGTCTGCAAACGTAGAAATGGCTAAAAAGCAATATTACAAGCACAAAAAAACCCTCTTAAATGATAAGAGGGTTTTTTGTTGGAAGTAACTATTAGGTTTGTTTAAGCCAATACAAGAAAGACCAATGCAAATTGTACCTGTAGTACATTAAATGAGTCTGACGCTATAAAAGCACTATATTGGATGTAACAATATTTACTCCTCTACCCATTCACCTTTACGCCAGTAAACACCCCAACGTGTGGCCTTGCCGTTTTTCTCAGAGCCGATATACTGCTCTTTTTTCTTACGTGACCAGCGCAATATGGTTGGGTTGCCTTCAGGATCTTCATCTGGTCCTGCAAACAGATACTGGAACTTATCTTCCATTTTATCTTTAATTTCTCGTAGCTCAGCCAGCTTTGGCGGACGTGTCTCGCGCACTTTTGGGAACTTAGACGCTGCTAAGAACATCCCAGCCGCCCCTTCACGCAAAATGAAATAATCATCGTGCTTGGTCGACTTTAGCTCTGGCAGATGGATTGGATCCATACGTGGCGGCGCTGCTTCGCCTGTTTTTAGCACCTTGCGCGTATTGTCACATTTCTGACAAGCGAAGTAAGGACCAAAACGTCCCGTCTTCAGCTCCATCTGTCCATCACATTTATTACAATCAATGGTTGGTGCATCTGAACCAGGTACTTCAAATTTACCTTCTTCTAGGATATAACCATCGCAATCAGGGTTGTTACCGCAAATGTGTAGTTTGAGGCCACCGTCTACGATGTAACCATTCATCGCCGTGCCACATTTCGGACAGCGTTTTTTCTCCATCAAATCTTTAACTTCTGCTGCTTCGTCATCACCTTCCGCATCATCTAGATTGGCGAATGCTTCAACTGGCATTAGATTTTTGGTGCCTTTACAGCGCTCTTTTGGCGGTAAGTTATAACCAGTACAACCTAAGAATACACCTGTTGAGCCTGTGCGCAGCTGCATCGGACGATCACAGATATCACAGTGGACATCTGGTACATCGGTCGGATCGTTTGGACGCATGCCGTCTTTTTCTTTGGCGCGCTCTAGAGTGGTTTTGAACT includes the following:
- the lon gene encoding endopeptidase La, with the translated sequence MSEHNIDKDNIDIDVSSALNTDTTSDANTDTDANISADANNETESSSTDALNASSKAVKDDEDESYLPLLALRDVVVYPHMQIALFVGRAPSVKAVELAQAEYGNKVLVVAQKDSLTEDIDQDNLYQYGTVCRIVSTMPHDSDENCIKVLIEGQYRARVDNIEGHDDLLMARFERADLDVSMDESQQKNTIQALTTLFESYADARLRNARELTRVAKRIDDLLELVYFISTRVSMDLDIKQSFLEEDDIKTHINTLTEYLVKQSAEQNIEQDIQDAVRQQMEDNQREYFLNEKMKAIKNELSDMNDGAFDGEDDVAELEQRLEDADLPDDVRKKAEQEFKKLKMMPPASSESSVVRNYIEWILDTPWNATTKVSINLDKAKTVLDEDHYGLQDVKDRILEYLAVQSRVKKLRGPILCLVGPPGVGKTSLGESIARATGRKFVRMALGGVRDEAEIRGHRRTYIGAMPGKIVQSLAKVEVKNPLFLLDEIDKMAQDFRGDPASALLEVLDPSQNDTFNDHYLDMDLDLSQVMFICTANSMDIPPALLDRMEVIRLPGYTEEEKVNIAQKYLVPKAIKQNGLKEGEIEIVEAALHSIVRSYTREAGVRNLEREVNKICRKVVRGSVETHGARAPKKAERQLVTVDDKNIDDYLGVHQYDYGLAEEEPEIGRITGLAWTQVGGELLTIEAVGMKGKGELSFTGSLGDVMKESIRAAMSVVRARGDSLGIDYETFKTTDVHVHMPEGATPKDGPSAGGALTTALVSALTGIAIRPDIAMTGEITLRGKILRIGGLKEKLLAAHRGGIKHVLIPATNERDLADIPDNVKEGLTIQPVATIEEILKVALVSMPTPIKPAKVTVDKTSGKALHN
- a CDS encoding superoxide dismutase family protein, with translation MNKTLLASTLLCGSALAMTGCQTVESQMQTGNPLAQPTLKSTIQTVDGKKKEVGQVFLRPVDGGVQVYGKLTNLQPGRTVSLHIHETGSCDVMGKAAGGHFNPDNKPHSNPDDMNGHAGDLPNLTANEDGVATINYVNKKIAATEAGKYSVNRLAFIVHAGVDDYTSQPSGNAGDRIGCGIIVKN